In the genome of Mucilaginibacter defluvii, one region contains:
- a CDS encoding helix-hairpin-helix domain-containing protein: MSYLNKQLAITKKTWNGLVVLFCIIILVLIAKLYVSDITADVIDDKALIALVSKLTSAPVETKYAVSGIKKFNPDTLSSSGWQGLGLTERQVAVIIHYKQKGGRFFTKADVAKLYSISSDKYKQLEPFIDLPEGKSGYAHKVKLTVPLELNSADTAMLKTVYGIGPAFAKRIVKYRELLGGFHSKQQLLEVYGVDADKYREIVSQVKVNPASIKKIDINTAEANELNRLPYLSYKQANAIVQYRLQHGEYLSANDLADIAILDAATINKIKPYLVFK, translated from the coding sequence ATGTCATATTTAAATAAGCAGCTGGCAATAACTAAAAAAACGTGGAATGGGCTGGTTGTATTATTCTGTATCATTATACTTGTACTTATTGCTAAGCTTTATGTAAGTGATATCACCGCTGATGTTATTGATGATAAGGCGTTAATAGCTCTCGTGAGTAAGTTAACTAGCGCACCTGTCGAAACTAAATATGCTGTATCGGGAATAAAAAAGTTCAATCCTGATACACTATCATCATCGGGCTGGCAAGGGCTGGGTTTAACTGAAAGGCAGGTCGCTGTTATTATACATTATAAACAAAAAGGAGGTAGGTTTTTTACCAAGGCAGATGTAGCTAAGCTTTACAGTATTTCGTCAGATAAATATAAACAGCTTGAGCCCTTTATTGACCTGCCCGAAGGTAAGTCTGGTTATGCGCATAAAGTTAAATTAACCGTGCCGCTGGAGTTAAACAGCGCAGATACCGCGATGCTAAAAACCGTTTATGGTATAGGCCCCGCCTTTGCAAAACGGATTGTTAAGTACAGGGAATTGCTCGGCGGTTTTCACAGTAAGCAACAATTACTCGAAGTTTATGGTGTTGATGCAGATAAGTACCGGGAAATAGTCAGCCAGGTTAAAGTAAATCCGGCATCTATTAAAAAGATTGACATTAACACGGCGGAAGCTAACGAACTGAACCGTTTGCCTTACCTGAGTTACAAGCAGGCTAACGCCATTGTACAATACCGGTTACAGCACGGCGAATATTTATCGGCCAATGATTTAGCAGATATTGCGATATTAGACGCCGCAACTATAAATAAGATAAAGCCATATTTAGTATTTAAATGA
- the rplK gene encoding 50S ribosomal protein L11 — protein sequence MAKEVGALVKLQVKGGAANPSPPIGPALGAKGVNIMEFCKQFNARTQDRPGKVLPVVITVYVDKSFDFIIKTPPVAIQLLEVSGLKSGSAEPNRKKVATVTWEQVETIAKDKMTDLNAFTVESAMKMVAGTARSMGINVSGTAPWNN from the coding sequence ATGGCAAAAGAAGTCGGTGCGTTAGTAAAACTACAAGTTAAAGGCGGCGCTGCAAATCCATCTCCTCCAATTGGCCCTGCATTGGGTGCAAAAGGTGTGAACATCATGGAGTTTTGCAAGCAGTTTAATGCACGTACCCAGGATCGTCCTGGTAAAGTGTTACCTGTGGTTATTACTGTGTACGTTGACAAGTCATTTGATTTTATCATTAAAACCCCTCCGGTAGCTATCCAGTTGCTTGAGGTATCAGGTTTAAAAAGTGGTTCAGCTGAGCCTAACCGTAAAAAGGTAGCTACAGTAACCTGGGAACAGGTAGAAACCATCGCTAAAGATAAAATGACTGACTTAAACGCGTTCACAGTTGAATCGGCCATGAAAATGGTAGCAGGTACTGCGCGCAGCATGGGGATCAACGTATCAGGTACGGCTCCCTGGAACAATTAA
- a CDS encoding tyrosine-type recombinase/integrase encodes MFLERFINYLQFEKRYSPHTVAAYRSDLEQFFAYLTIGGNPPQNHSEISHHDIRAWMVTLMDEDERSARSVNRKVATLRKYFKFLLQEQLVAVNPAAKINTPKIPKTLPVVVDDDKLSRLLDSETVFDGSFEGRRNKLVIELLFGTGIRLAELIGLKETDYNAYEGTIKVLGKRNKQRIVPVNRELCILLAEYLELKKNQNFDNNLLTLIVTNKGAMAYPKLIYLIVQKYLSYISTQKKRSPHVLRHTFATTLLNKGADLNAIKELLGHASLSATQVYTHNSVERLKSIYKLAHPKA; translated from the coding sequence ATGTTTTTAGAGCGTTTTATAAATTACTTACAGTTTGAGAAAAGGTATTCGCCGCACACGGTTGCCGCGTACCGTTCAGATCTGGAGCAGTTTTTCGCTTACCTCACAATAGGAGGGAACCCGCCTCAAAATCACTCCGAAATTTCGCATCACGACATTCGCGCCTGGATGGTTACCCTGATGGACGAAGATGAACGCAGCGCACGCAGTGTTAACCGTAAAGTAGCCACTTTGCGCAAGTACTTTAAATTTTTATTGCAGGAACAGCTAGTTGCCGTTAACCCGGCGGCAAAAATTAATACCCCTAAAATACCTAAAACGCTGCCGGTAGTGGTTGATGATGATAAGCTTAGCCGATTGCTTGACAGCGAAACTGTTTTCGATGGCAGTTTTGAAGGCCGGCGCAATAAACTGGTGATAGAATTACTATTTGGTACCGGTATACGCCTCGCAGAACTTATCGGCCTGAAAGAGACAGATTATAACGCCTATGAGGGCACTATAAAAGTTTTGGGTAAACGCAATAAACAACGAATAGTTCCGGTGAACCGCGAGTTATGCATATTGCTTGCCGAATACCTGGAGTTAAAGAAAAATCAAAATTTTGATAACAATTTGTTAACGCTAATCGTTACAAATAAAGGAGCAATGGCCTATCCGAAACTAATTTATTTGATCGTGCAAAAATACCTTTCCTACATATCAACCCAAAAAAAGCGCAGCCCGCACGTGCTGAGGCATACTTTTGCAACCACGCTTTTAAACAAAGGCGCCGACCTGAATGCTATCAAGGAATTATTGGGGCATGCCAGCCTCAGCGCAACTCAGGTGTATACGCATAACTCAGTTGAACGATTAAAGTCTATTTATAAACTCGCCCATCCCAAGGCATAA
- the hpf gene encoding ribosome hibernation-promoting factor, HPF/YfiA family — protein sequence MKITVQSIHFTADKKLLDFIQKKADKLDTFYDHIVSGQVYLKLENVEDEANKVTEIKLQLPGSQLFAKEQCKTFEEATDLAIEGLRKQIEKHKQKKNATEAAAKKAILTNAEYEI from the coding sequence ATGAAAATTACAGTGCAATCAATTCATTTCACAGCAGACAAAAAATTGTTAGACTTTATCCAGAAGAAGGCCGATAAACTCGATACGTTTTACGATCATATCGTTAGCGGACAGGTTTATCTTAAACTGGAGAATGTTGAGGACGAAGCAAATAAGGTAACTGAAATAAAATTGCAGCTTCCGGGCAGCCAACTATTTGCCAAGGAGCAATGTAAAACGTTTGAAGAAGCAACCGACCTTGCCATTGAAGGCTTACGCAAGCAAATAGAAAAACATAAACAAAAGAAAAACGCAACCGAAGCAGCGGCTAAAAAAGCTATTTTAACCAACGCTGAGTACGAAATATAA
- a CDS encoding adenine phosphoribosyltransferase, whose amino-acid sequence MIAQKIKQAIRDIPDFPKPGVVFKDITPILKDAELCSVITDAFVEQLKGKHIDAVAGVESRGFLFGLTLANKLGVPFVPVRKAGKLPFAVKQKVYDLEYGTATIELHTDAFEPGARILIHDDLLATGGTVSAASELIQEMGGKVAGFTFVVGLGFLNGRERIASVSDNIIVLAEY is encoded by the coding sequence ATGATAGCGCAAAAAATAAAGCAGGCCATACGCGATATACCTGACTTTCCGAAGCCTGGAGTAGTTTTTAAAGATATCACCCCTATATTAAAGGATGCTGAATTATGCAGCGTCATTACCGACGCGTTTGTTGAGCAGCTTAAAGGCAAACACATTGATGCCGTTGCCGGTGTTGAAAGCAGGGGCTTTTTGTTTGGGCTTACCTTGGCCAACAAACTGGGCGTACCATTTGTGCCCGTGCGTAAGGCCGGTAAGCTGCCGTTTGCCGTAAAGCAAAAGGTTTACGATCTGGAATATGGTACCGCCACCATTGAATTGCATACCGATGCTTTTGAACCTGGCGCGCGGATATTAATTCATGATGATTTACTGGCTACAGGAGGTACCGTAAGCGCAGCCAGCGAACTTATACAGGAGATGGGCGGCAAAGTGGCCGGTTTTACCTTTGTAGTGGGCCTCGGTTTTTTAAACGGCCGCGAGCGTATAGCGTCAGTTAGCGATAATATTATTGTACTGGCCGAGTACTAA
- the rplL gene encoding 50S ribosomal protein L7/L12 produces MADLKAFAEQLVNLTVKEVNELAQILKDEYGIEPAAAAVAVAAPAAGGDDAAPAAAEKTSFDVILKEAGGQKLAVVKLVKDLTGLGLKEAKDLVDGAPKELKAGVTKEEAEALKKQLEEAGAVVEVK; encoded by the coding sequence ATGGCAGATTTAAAAGCGTTTGCTGAACAGTTGGTAAACTTAACAGTAAAAGAAGTAAACGAATTAGCTCAGATTTTAAAAGACGAGTACGGTATTGAGCCTGCTGCTGCAGCTGTTGCTGTTGCTGCTCCTGCTGCTGGTGGCGACGACGCTGCTCCTGCTGCTGCTGAGAAAACTTCATTCGACGTTATCCTGAAAGAAGCTGGCGGTCAGAAATTAGCTGTAGTTAAATTAGTAAAAGACTTAACCGGTCTTGGTTTGAAAGAAGCAAAAGATCTTGTTGACGGTGCACCAAAAGAATTAAAAGCTGGTGTAACTAAAGAAGAAGCTGAGGCGCTTAAAAAACAATTAGAAGAAGCCGGAGCTGTAGTTGAGGTTAAATAA
- the rpsU gene encoding 30S ribosomal protein S21 codes for MIIINVKEGESLDKALKRFKKKFEKTGVLRELRSRQAFEKKSVTRRTVVKNAIYKQGLNLDTTA; via the coding sequence ATGATCATTATCAACGTTAAAGAAGGCGAATCATTAGATAAAGCGTTAAAACGCTTCAAAAAGAAATTTGAAAAAACTGGTGTTTTAAGAGAACTTCGCAGCCGCCAGGCTTTCGAGAAAAAATCAGTTACTCGCCGCACGGTAGTTAAAAACGCTATCTACAAACAAGGCTTAAACTTAGATACTACTGCGTAA
- the secE gene encoding preprotein translocase subunit SecE, translating into MANVTEYIKESYIELTEKVTWPTWRELLNSAILVLVAAIIISAVIFGMDQLIGYVLKQFYSSLA; encoded by the coding sequence ATGGCTAACGTAACTGAGTATATAAAAGAGTCGTACATAGAGTTGACCGAGAAGGTAACCTGGCCTACCTGGAGAGAGTTGCTTAACAGCGCTATTTTAGTGTTGGTGGCAGCTATCATCATTTCGGCGGTTATTTTCGGGATGGACCAGTTGATTGGTTATGTTCTGAAACAATTCTATAGTTCACTGGCTTAA
- the nusG gene encoding transcription termination/antitermination protein NusG, giving the protein MSDQLKWYVVRAISGKEKKVKQYIDAEVSRLGISHLVPQVLIPTEKYYQMRDGKKIAKERNYFPGYVLMEAALDGELEHIIKNINSVIGFLGDKAGNAIPLRQSEVNRILGKVDEMTAQTETINVPYYVGENVKVMDGPFNGFSGVIEEVNEEKKKLKVMVKIFGRRTPLELNYMQVEKE; this is encoded by the coding sequence ATGAGTGATCAGTTAAAATGGTATGTAGTTAGGGCCATCAGTGGTAAAGAAAAAAAGGTTAAGCAATACATTGATGCCGAGGTTAGTCGTTTAGGTATTTCACATTTGGTGCCCCAGGTGCTAATACCAACCGAGAAATACTACCAGATGCGCGATGGAAAGAAGATCGCTAAAGAGCGTAATTACTTTCCGGGCTACGTTTTAATGGAAGCCGCTCTGGATGGTGAGCTTGAGCACATCATAAAAAACATAAACAGCGTAATAGGCTTTTTAGGTGATAAAGCCGGAAATGCCATACCGTTACGCCAATCAGAAGTTAACCGTATTTTAGGTAAGGTTGACGAGATGACCGCCCAAACCGAAACCATAAACGTACCATATTATGTGGGCGAGAATGTAAAGGTGATGGACGGGCCTTTCAACGGTTTCAGCGGGGTGATTGAAGAAGTGAACGAAGAGAAGAAGAAACTGAAGGTAATGGTGAAGATATTCGGGCGCCGCACGCCGCTTGAATTGAATTACATGCAGGTAGAAAAGGAATAA
- a CDS encoding lysophospholipid acyltransferase family protein produces MKIITTDEFAKATKLDKLKMPGLASLLMELMKINQVNDLFAQAQPKQGPDFVDAILEGCGVNIEYDEADLKNIPREGGFIAIANHPYGGIEGMVLLKMLCTVRPDAKIMANFLLKKIPNLAEYFIAVNPFENIDHSSSISGLKNTLELLTNGTPIGIFPAGEVSTFQIDQREVTDKLWHPVVGKIIAKAKVPVVPVYFHGNNGLIFNLLSLIHPTLRTAKLPSELFNKQGHTIKLRIGKPIQYTDIPDNNNSTKVLSFLRAKTYALGAGLAEEKKLFSPSNLFKIRKTPEEIVAETDATVLEKEISTLRQKYRYVAEGNYELFIAPPSTVPCVIREIGRLREITFREVGEGTNKKIDLDEYDIYYHHLFIWDIEAKKIVGAYRIGLGDEIFYSMGKKGFYVAELFKIKSQLMPVLRKSLELGRSFIRKEYQQKPIPLFLMWKGIFRFLVENPRYRYLIGPVSISNSFSKLSKSLIVDYINRNHFDHELAQYVKPRKKFKVDFSSVDADILKGGEDNFKMLDSIISDIEVRSMKVPVLLRQYIGLNAKIICFNIDPKFADSLDGFLVLDLEKVPQEMLEKLAKSS; encoded by the coding sequence ATGAAAATAATAACTACCGACGAATTCGCGAAAGCCACCAAGCTGGACAAGCTAAAAATGCCCGGACTTGCCTCGTTGCTGATGGAGTTGATGAAAATAAACCAGGTGAACGATTTGTTTGCCCAGGCTCAACCCAAACAAGGGCCTGATTTTGTTGACGCCATACTTGAGGGCTGCGGTGTTAACATTGAATATGATGAGGCCGATCTTAAAAACATACCGCGCGAAGGTGGCTTCATCGCTATTGCTAACCATCCGTACGGTGGTATTGAGGGCATGGTATTACTCAAGATGCTTTGTACGGTAAGGCCTGACGCCAAAATAATGGCCAACTTTTTGCTAAAAAAAATACCTAACCTGGCTGAATACTTTATCGCGGTGAACCCGTTTGAAAACATCGACCATTCATCGAGCATAAGCGGTTTAAAAAACACTCTCGAACTGTTAACCAATGGTACCCCTATCGGGATATTCCCGGCCGGCGAGGTATCAACTTTCCAGATTGACCAGCGTGAGGTTACAGATAAGCTATGGCATCCGGTGGTAGGAAAAATCATCGCTAAAGCAAAAGTACCCGTGGTACCTGTTTATTTCCATGGTAATAATGGCCTGATTTTTAATTTACTCAGCCTTATACACCCTACCCTGCGCACGGCTAAGCTACCGTCGGAGTTGTTCAACAAGCAGGGGCATACTATTAAGCTGCGCATTGGCAAGCCTATTCAGTACACTGATATCCCCGATAATAACAACAGTACTAAAGTACTAAGCTTTTTACGCGCTAAAACTTATGCCCTGGGTGCCGGTTTGGCCGAGGAGAAAAAACTGTTTAGTCCGAGTAACCTGTTCAAGATACGTAAAACGCCCGAAGAGATTGTAGCTGAAACAGACGCCACAGTGCTTGAAAAAGAGATATCGACTTTACGCCAGAAATACCGCTATGTGGCAGAGGGCAATTACGAACTATTTATTGCTCCCCCATCTACGGTGCCTTGCGTAATAAGGGAGATTGGCCGCCTCCGTGAAATTACTTTCAGAGAAGTGGGCGAAGGCACTAATAAAAAGATCGACCTTGATGAGTACGACATCTATTATCATCACCTTTTTATATGGGACATTGAGGCTAAGAAGATTGTTGGCGCATACCGAATAGGCCTGGGCGATGAGATATTTTACAGCATGGGCAAAAAAGGCTTTTATGTAGCCGAGTTATTCAAAATAAAATCTCAATTAATGCCGGTGCTGCGTAAAAGTTTGGAGCTTGGCCGGTCGTTCATCCGTAAGGAATACCAGCAAAAACCCATACCGCTTTTCCTGATGTGGAAGGGAATTTTTCGCTTTTTGGTTGAAAACCCACGTTACCGTTACCTGATCGGGCCGGTTAGCATTAGCAACTCCTTCTCCAAGCTATCAAAATCGCTCATTGTTGATTACATCAACCGCAATCACTTTGACCATGAATTGGCGCAGTATGTTAAACCGCGCAAAAAGTTTAAGGTTGACTTCTCCAGCGTTGATGCGGATATATTGAAAGGCGGCGAGGATAACTTTAAGATGCTTGACAGCATTATATCTGACATTGAGGTGCGCAGCATGAAGGTACCTGTATTGCTTCGCCAGTACATCGGCTTAAATGCCAAGATCATTTGTTTTAATATCGACCCTAAGTTTGCCGATTCGCTGGACGGCTTCCTGGTGCTTGACCTCGAAAAGGTTCCGCAGGAGATGCTGGAAAAACTTGCGAAAAGCTCATAA
- the rplA gene encoding 50S ribosomal protein L1, translating into MARLTKNQKAALSKIEANKAYSLQDASALVKEITLTKFDASVDIDVRLGVDPRKANQMVRGIATLPHGTGKTVRVLVLCTPDKEQEAKDAGADYVGLDDYIAKIEGGWTDVDIIITMPSVMAKVGRLGRILGPRNLMPNPKSGTVTTEIGKAVTEVKAGKIDFKVDKTGIIHASIGKSSFPADKIYENALEILQTISKLKPSAAKGTYFKSIHISSTMSPGIEVETKTVAGI; encoded by the coding sequence GTGGCAAGATTAACAAAAAATCAAAAAGCGGCACTATCCAAAATTGAGGCCAATAAAGCATACTCATTACAGGATGCATCTGCTTTGGTAAAGGAAATTACCTTAACCAAGTTTGATGCATCAGTAGATATAGATGTACGTTTAGGTGTTGACCCGCGTAAAGCCAATCAAATGGTGCGTGGTATAGCCACCTTACCTCATGGAACCGGTAAAACTGTACGTGTACTGGTACTTTGCACGCCTGACAAAGAGCAGGAAGCAAAAGACGCAGGTGCAGATTACGTAGGTTTGGATGATTATATTGCCAAAATTGAAGGCGGATGGACTGATGTTGATATTATCATCACTATGCCAAGTGTTATGGCTAAGGTAGGTCGTTTGGGTCGTATACTAGGCCCGCGTAACCTGATGCCTAACCCTAAATCAGGCACCGTAACTACCGAGATCGGTAAAGCGGTAACTGAGGTAAAAGCTGGTAAAATCGACTTTAAGGTTGACAAAACCGGTATCATCCATGCCTCAATAGGAAAGTCATCTTTCCCTGCTGATAAAATTTATGAGAATGCTCTGGAAATTTTACAGACCATCTCTAAATTAAAACCATCAGCAGCAAAAGGAACATATTTCAAGAGTATCCACATCTCTTCAACTATGTCGCCAGGAATCGAAGTTGAAACCAAAACAGTAGCGGGGATCTAA
- the rplJ gene encoding 50S ribosomal protein L10: MNKEEKYELVLALTEQIKEYGNFYITDTADLTVAKINDIRRKCFENDIKIQVAKNSLIKKAMEAAGGDFDPIYDVLKGSSSILFSKSATAPAKLIKQLRKKGDKPVLKAAYIDSSVFIGDNQLDTLTKLKSKEELIGEIIGLLQSPAKNVVSALQSGGNKLAGIVKTLQEREG; this comes from the coding sequence ATGAATAAAGAAGAAAAATACGAACTTGTTCTTGCCCTTACTGAGCAAATCAAAGAGTACGGTAATTTCTATATTACTGATACCGCTGATTTAACGGTTGCAAAAATCAATGATATCCGTCGTAAGTGTTTTGAGAATGATATCAAAATACAGGTAGCTAAAAACAGCTTAATCAAAAAAGCTATGGAAGCTGCAGGCGGAGACTTTGATCCGATATATGATGTATTAAAAGGTTCATCATCTATACTTTTCTCAAAATCAGCAACAGCCCCGGCCAAGTTGATTAAACAACTGAGAAAAAAAGGTGACAAACCGGTATTAAAGGCAGCATATATTGATTCATCTGTATTTATTGGTGATAACCAACTTGATACTTTGACCAAATTAAAGTCAAAAGAAGAGTTGATTGGCGAGATCATCGGATTACTGCAATCACCAGCCAAAAACGTTGTTTCTGCCCTTCAATCAGGCGGCAACAAATTGGCAGGTATTGTGAAAACATTACAAGAAAGAGAAGGTTAA
- the tuf gene encoding elongation factor Tu translates to MAKEKFDRSKPHLNIGTIGHVDHGKTTLTAAITKVLADAGLSEARSFDSIDSAPEEKERGITINTAHVEYSTANRHYAHVDCPGHADYVKNMVTGAAQMDGAIIVVAATDGPMPQTREHILLARQVGVPALVVFMNKVDMVDDPELLELVEMEIRELLSFYEYPGDDIPVIQGSALGGLNADPKWVGKIMELMDAVDNYIPIPPRLTDLPFLMPVEDVFSITGRGTVATGRIERGVINSGDPVDILGMGAENLKSTVTGVEMFRKILDRGEAGDNVGLLLRGIEKTDIRRGMVICKPGSVTPHTDFKAEVYVLSKAEGGRHTPFFNKYRPQFYFRTTDVTGEISLAEGVEMVMPGDNVTITVKLINAIAMEKGLRFAIREGGRTVGAGQVTEILN, encoded by the coding sequence ATGGCAAAAGAAAAGTTTGACCGTAGTAAGCCGCACTTAAACATCGGTACTATTGGTCACGTTGACCACGGCAAAACCACCCTTACAGCTGCAATTACTAAAGTATTAGCTGATGCGGGTTTATCTGAAGCTCGTTCTTTCGATTCAATCGACTCTGCTCCTGAAGAAAAAGAGCGTGGTATAACAATCAATACTGCACACGTTGAGTACTCAACTGCTAACCGTCACTACGCACACGTTGACTGTCCAGGTCACGCGGATTACGTGAAAAACATGGTTACCGGTGCTGCTCAGATGGACGGTGCAATCATCGTAGTTGCTGCAACTGATGGTCCGATGCCACAAACCCGTGAGCACATCCTGTTAGCTCGTCAGGTAGGTGTACCTGCACTTGTTGTTTTCATGAACAAAGTTGACATGGTTGATGATCCGGAATTATTAGAATTAGTTGAAATGGAAATTCGTGAATTATTATCATTCTACGAATATCCAGGTGATGATATTCCAGTTATCCAAGGTTCTGCACTTGGTGGCTTAAACGCTGATCCGAAATGGGTTGGTAAAATTATGGAGTTGATGGATGCTGTAGATAACTACATTCCAATCCCTCCACGTTTGACAGATCTTCCATTCCTGATGCCGGTTGAGGACGTGTTCTCAATCACTGGTCGTGGTACGGTTGCTACCGGCCGTATCGAGCGTGGTGTGATCAACTCTGGTGATCCTGTTGATATCCTGGGTATGGGTGCTGAGAACTTAAAATCAACCGTTACCGGTGTTGAGATGTTCCGTAAGATCCTTGACCGTGGTGAAGCTGGTGACAACGTAGGTTTATTGTTACGTGGTATTGAGAAAACTGATATCCGTCGTGGTATGGTTATCTGTAAACCAGGTTCAGTAACTCCTCACACAGATTTTAAAGCAGAAGTTTACGTACTTTCAAAAGCTGAAGGTGGCCGTCACACTCCATTCTTCAACAAATACCGTCCGCAATTCTATTTCCGTACAACTGACGTAACAGGTGAAATTTCACTTGCTGAAGGTGTAGAAATGGTTATGCCAGGTGATAACGTAACGATCACTGTAAAACTGATCAACGCTATCGCTATGGAAAAGGGCTTACGTTTCGCTATCCGTGAAGGTGGCAGAACAGTAGGTGCTGGTCAGGTAACTGAGATCTTAAACTAA